The genomic DNA CAGGCGGCGCACCAGCTGCTCGACGGCCTCCCGTACCCGGATCTCCGCGTCGTCCCGGACATCACCCGCCCCCGAAGGCTGCGGGTGAGCCTTGGTTTCGGCGCCGTCGAGGAACCCCTGCATCATCGCGAACGCCTGCCCGGTGGCAGGGTCCGACGCGCCGTCTGCCGTCGCGGCCGGGTCGGCAGACGCCTCTTCCCCTGCCGGGTCTTCGCCGGGCGGCTGCTCGGCGCCTACATCGGTGGCCGCCACGCCTTCCTGAGGCGGGCCGCTGTCGGGGGAGGCGAGTCCGAGCGCGGCCGCGTCCTCGGGCCGGGTCGGAATCGGCGTCTTACCCATCGCGATGTACAGCGCCCGCGTGTGCGGCAGCTCGAACGGGTCATACTCGGCGATCACCCGATACTCGTCCAGGGTCAGCAGACCTTCCTTCACCTCCTCGCGGGCTTCGCGCCGGCGGGCCTCGGCCGAACGGCGTAGCACCTCCACCGTGGAGGTGTCGAACTCGCCGCGCACCCTCGCCGCGGACTCGGCGTTGAACCCGGTCGTCAGGATCCGCATGTGGGGCGGCATCGTGATCGTCCAGAACGTGAACAGCTCCTGCTCGGCGTTGTCCCACGTCCGCCCCGAGGAGTTGCCGAGTACGGTTTCGCCGACGCCGTACGCGGCCAGGACCTCTTCCTTCGCACGGGCGGCCATGTCGCCGTAGGCCATGTCACGCGGCGTCGCCGCCAGGTCGACGTAGGAGAGTTTGCCGCCGCCGATCACGGTGAGCTTGCCCGCCTCGGCAGGTCCGCGCCCGAAGCGTTCCTCCAGCTTGCGGGCGTCGCTCTCGTTGGCGCGCCCCTCGACCGACAGCACGCCACCGGGGCGGCCGTCGTTGAGCATGAAACTGCTGTTGTAGATCTTGGCGAGGAAGTCCTGGTCGACCGACAGCCCGGCCGCCTGCAGCGGCGTGATGCCCATGTAAGGGTCGGTCGGATGCGGCTTGCGGAACCAGCGGACCCGCTCGGCAGGGATCGGGATACGAGTCCCGTCCGGGGTGATCGTCTCGTAGTAGCTGAGCAGATCACCGTTCTTGCCCGGCATGGGGCGGGTACGGCCGGGCGGCAGCAGGTCGAGCCTGATCGGCCGCCCGCGCCGGTCGGAGGTGATTTCAACGAACGCGCCCCGCGGGGAGAGCAGCACCTGGGCCGACAGTCGGTAGCGGAGTTGGCGGCCCGTCTCCAGCTTGTTCGCCTGGCCGTCGTTGAGCAGCTCGACGAGCGGGTCGTCCTCGACGATTTCGCCGCTCTTGCGGTCGCGGTGCACGTAGTCGAGGTTGGCCTGGTGCTCGGCGATGCTGTCGACGGCCTTGAACACCCACACGGTTCTCTCGAACGCCTCGGCGACGGCCCGCTCGACCGGCCAGGCGCGCCGCGCGGCCGCCGACAGGTTGGACGCCCAGTTGGAGACCGACACGGTCCCGAACCCGCCCATCGAGGAGGCGAGGAGCTGCTTCACCTCAAGGGTGTGGTCGAGTGGGCCGCTCTTGTTCTCGCGGGGCAGGAGACCGGGGAGGAAGGCTCGGCGTGCCATCAGCGCCGCCTCAGCTCGTCCGGCCGGAGGCGAGGAAGCCGCCCGCGACCATCAGGTAGCCGCCGAGCAGGGCCAGGCCGACGATCGGCTCCCACACGAACGCTGCCACGACAGTAAGCAGCGCGCCGAGGATGAGCAGGCCCAGCCCTGCGATGTCGCGCTGGACCCGCCGCCAGTACGCCGCCGGGTCGGGCTGCTCTACGAGCTCATTCGGGTCGAAATCCACGTGGGCCCCTCCGTGCCGGTGCCCGCCGCCGTGGCTGTGGGGCGGGCTCCGGGGCACGGTAGGGGCCCAGATCGTTTACGTCGCGCCGGGCGTCAGCGGAGCCCGTCCAGGCGGCTGGCCTGCATGCGGGCGGCCGGTTCGAGCTGGCGGCGCATCTTGCGCCGCTCCCGCAGCTCGCGGGCGACCTTCTCTTTGGCCTGCCGCATGGCGATCTCCTTGGCGGTGGTGCCGGGTGCAGGCTGGATGCGCCCGGCGCGCTCGCTCTGCTCGCCGCCGACCAGATGGCGGTTGTCTGTGTCGGCCGCGCAGGGCTCCCACACGACCAGATCGAATGGCAGCCAGCACTTCATGCACTTGCGGTCGAGCGCCTCGTAGACGAGGCCGTTCTCCTCGAAGTCCTCGAAGTGCTTCAGGTCGTCGGGGAAGCTGACGAACGGTTTGTCCGCCAACCTCCACATGAGCTCGGGGTCGGCGGGCATCATCCACAACGCGAGGCCCCATACGTGGCCCGGCGGGTAAGGCATATGGCTATCTCTCCCAGCAGTGGGCGCGTCACCCCTCGGCCAGGCGGCGGCGCCGCCGGAGCACCCCCGGGACGGACCGGGACAGGAAAGGGCTCACGGAAGCGGGGCCAGACCAGCTTTCAAGGTTTGTCCGCAGACGGGTCGGGAAGTCGGAGGGCCCCAAATGGGACTAAGGGCCGCGACAAAAGGTAACGATCACTGTCAGCTGCCGTAAAGAGTGATCGGACACCGGGAGTGACGCCCCAGGCGGAACATTGGACCGTAACAATCCCGTATCCGTGGCAACCAGAACCGGCTCCCGTGCGTCCCGATCTTCCTCGCAGCCCGGGGGAGGGTCACACGAGGAGCTGCCAACCCTCTTCGACCGCGGGCTCGTACAGCGCCATCAGCAGCGCCTCACCACGGTCAGGAGAGCCGACACCGCGCTTCTTCATGTCCTTCTTCGACTCCACCACGCTGTGCCCCGTCGAGTTCGTGAACAGTTTCGGCCCCGACAACTGAGCCGCCGCCAGCTCGTCCACCCGGAGCCGCAGCCCCGTCACCCCGTGCTCGTCCGGCCGCAGCATCGTCCGTCCGGCAAGCCACATCTCGTCCCGCTTCCGGAACGGCCGCAGCGTCGCCTCATCCGGCTCTCGACCAGGCGACTCCGACACCATCACGCCGACGATCTGCGCCTGGTGCCGGCCTTCCTCGCCCCACTGCTTCAGCAGCGCCACCAGGCCCCAGCCGATACCGTTCTGGTCGATCTTCACCCGGACCGGGTTGGATGTCCCCAGCCGGCGGCGCAGCGCCTCCGCCCGATCGATGTGCTCGAGCAGGGTCCCGGCCAGTTGGATGTAGTCGGCGTTCTCCGCGCCCGAGCTGGCGTGCTCGACGGTCGCCAGGTCCCCGACGAGGCGGGTGATGACGAACTCGTCGCCGCCGTCGACCGCGACGTCGACGCCGAGCCGCACCCACGCGCCTGGCCGCACCAGCCACTCGTCGTGTTCGTCGGGCAGGCCGAGTCGGTTGAGGGGCAGCATGCTGGCGTCATGCGGCTCGTCCATGTCGACGGCGGCCTGCACCCAGTCGTAGGGGATGACGACGTTGGTGAGCCCCTGCGGGAACTTCGCCTCGATCTTCGCTCTCACGTAGTTGGACTTGGGCCCGTGGACGCGGATCGTCCGCTCGATCCACTTCCGGTCGACCATGTGCTTGGCGGGGGAGTGGCCGCCGCCGGGGCAGGACTGGCACTCGCCGAACCACTCTCCGGTCAGGTTCGGGGTGTCGTAGGCGGAGATGGGGATCGTCTCCACATCCTCGTCCCTGCACAGCTTCTCGAACCACGTGTTCGGCTCGTCGGTCGGAGGGTTGCCGATCGCGATCATCTTCGCGCCGTCACCGACCATGAGACCGGCCAGGTTGTCGCCGATCGTGTGCGCGATGCCGCCCGCCTCCTCCACCACCAGGAGCAGCTGGTTGGCGTGGATGCCTTGGACCGCGGCCTCGTTGTACGGCGCGGCCGCGATGCCGTACGCGACGACGGTGTCCAGGCCGTTGGCGTCGGGCAGCTTGTACTGCGCCATGTCGATCGTGCCGGGCAAGCCCGCCCGCGAGTGCGCGGAGCGGACCTCGCGCCACAACTGGCGGACGACCTGCCGCCACAGCGGCGCAAGACTCACGGTGACCGAGGTGCCGACCGGATGCACGAGGCTGCTCCACAGCACGAGCTGCCCGCACGAGAACGTCTTGGAGCTGCCGAAGCACGAGGGGACGGCGACCTGCTTGTGGCTGATCAGCGCGCTCATGAACTGGCGCGGCACGCTCCACACCGCGCTGCCGAGCACCTGCTCACAGAACCCGACCGGATCGTCTACCCACAGCGCGTACGACGTCCCGGCGACCCGGTAGGCGGCCGCGAACACCTGCCGCGCCTCGGCGTCGGTCAGCTCCTCAAGCAGAAGCCGCCGCTCGACGGGCGGGAGCTCCATCAGCTCGGTGAACATGGTGGCGGCGAGCTGGGAGCGCTGGTCGCCTGGCGAGGCGATCGCGCTCGGGGTCACCAGCGCCACGGCGACCCGTCCGGGATGTGTGCCGCTCCGGCGGCTGACAACTCGACACCCTTGCCCATGGCGGGCACCGGGAGGCGAGAGCAGTCACGCAAGCTGGGCCAGACGATCACGGCCGGACACGATGAAGCCCTGGCCGACTAACGTCCAACCAGGGCTTCGAGAACCTGGACTAGCTGCGAGGCGCGTACCCGTACTGGGTGCCCCACTCGTCTGCTGAGGCGGGCTCGTAGAAGATGCGCCGGCCAAAGTTCGTCGACACAGGATCCGTCCCCTTGGCCTTGGCTGTGCGCAGCCGCTCCTTGACCGCCTCGTACGGCACACCCCACCGCTCGGCCAGGTCCTTGGCCGCCAGCCAGTGGAAGCGGTGCTGCACCCACCAGGCCGCGAACTCCTCCTCGTCGACGAGCAGCACCCGGCTGGCCGCAGTCGAGGTGCGCGGCACTCCGAGACTGTTCTCCCGCGCGTACTCCATCCGGTCCAGGACGCGCTTGTGGCTGACGCCCAACCGCTCGGCCATGACCGCAACCGGCACCATGCCCGCGGACTCCGACGTGTTGTTGCCGGCGCCAGGCTCGGTGAAGCCCCACTCCTCCGCGTGCTTGAGATCCTTGCCCACCATGACCTTGCCGAGCTCGGTCAGCTCGCCGACGTCGACGTTGGTCAGCTTCTCGCCGTCGACCGTGGCCTGGGAGAGCGCGAGGACGCCGCGGACGCGGTCCTCTCGGGCCTGCTGCTCCTCGACGCCGATGGCGGCGATGTCGGCGACCGCCTTCTCAATGACCTTGACGGCGTGCTCGGGTGACCACTGGGGCAGCGTGCTAGGGATGGACGCGTCGGTCAGCATGGCCTGCCACGCGTCGCGGCCGATGGCTGCCAGTCTCATTGTCGGCTGGATCTTGCGGTCGTGCCGCATGACGAGGACGAGCGCGCCGAGATTCCTCAGTTGGACGGCTTTGGCGTGCTTCCTGCGGGCATCCTTGACGATCTTGTGGGCGGCTTTGGTCTGCTCGACGGTCTTGCGGATCTCTCTGCTCAAGGTCTTCACTGCGGGTCCTTATGGGTTCCTGGGGCTTGTATCCTCCCGCGCAAATGATCGGGCGGTGCACGCACTCCCGCGCGTACACCGCCGATTGTAGGGGATGTTTATTCGCTTGTGAACTCTGCGACTCGGTCAGGTGCGGGGCCGCGGCATGACCGGGGTAGACGCCGGAACGTCGCTGAGGTCGTAGATGTAGAGGACGAGCCTTCCCTTCGGGTGGACTTCGCCCAGCTCGGGATAAGGGCCTTCCAGGTACTTGGAGTTGTCGTCGGGGAGGACTCCGGCGTCCACGACGCCGTCGACGACGGCTTTCCACGAGGGCGCCCAGTTGGCGGGGTCGCGGCGCCGGTTGTCGGGCGGCTCGAACACGCCGACCATGCGGGCCCGCTGCATGGCGGGGATCTTGGCTGCTCTGGCCAGCCAGCACGCGGTGTCGCGCAGGTTCTTCTTGAGCGGCCGCTGTGCTCTCCAGTGCGTCCGATCGTTGGCGTTGAGGAGCTTCGTGCCGGCGGGCAATTCGAGGACGTACACGGGCGGCTCGGACGGGCGTTCGGGGTCGGTGGTCATGGTGCTCCCTTGCTGTCGCGGGGTGGGGGTTGGTGGGCTCGCGGGCGGCGGGATGCGGGTTCCCCGGCGCCGCCCGCGAGCCGGTCACAGGGCCGCAGCGGAGGTTTCCATATGGGAAGTTCCTATGTGGCGAGGAGTTCGAGGCCGAGCTGGCCGTCGATGGCGGGGATGGGGTGCGGGCTGGGCTGGTGGAGGTGGGCGCAGCGGCAGCCGCACGAGCCGTCGCAGTGCCTGCCGTCGCGCCCGCACTGGCCGCACATGCCGGTGGCCGCCCACCAGTCCAGGTCTGTGCCGAACTCGACGTGATCGGGGCACGGCTTGTACTCGACGTCGGCTCGGCACAGGTTGCACACCAGCCGCTGGCCGGGCCGCTCGTCGTCGATGATCGCCTGGTATCTCACCACTGGGCGTTCTCGTCGGGGCGGCCGTCGCCGTCGAGGTCGGCGGGCTGGCCTTCGGTGGCGTCGGCGGGCAGGGTGCAGCCGTAGGTGTCGGCGTAGCCGACCGGCCACACGTAGACGGGGTAGAAGCCGGGGAAGCCGTCGTAGTGGCGATAGGTGCCCCGGTGGGTGGGCGGCTTCTGGGTCGGGTAGGTGCGGCTCGGGTCACGCTGGTAGGGGACAGCGGTGCGCGGGACGGCGGGCGGCCGGTAGGTCGGGACGGTGGTCTTCGCGCTGCTCGGCTGCGCGGGCGTGGTGGGCTTGCTGTGAGGGATGGCGGGCCGCGTCGCCGCGGTGATCGGCCGGGCGGGCGGGGCGACCGGCTGGCGCTGCGCGGGCTGCGGCTGGCTACCGATGGAGGTCCTGCCCATCGTGTTGCTGTTGCCGGTGGCGGGCTTGGGCGGCGGGGGGATGGTGGCGGCGCAGGCGGGCGCTTCGCTGCTCGCGCACGCGGTGAGGACGGCGGCGGTCAGCGTGGTCACCAGCACGGTGGCGCGGCCAAGGCCGGTTCGGTAGGCGGGCATGCGGGTCTCCTTCGGGAGTGGGTTGGTCAGGCTGCTGAGCGGCTGGTCTTGCGCCGCTCGTACTGGGAGCGTTGGACGGCCTGCTCGTGGGCGCGGCAGGCGTCGCACGGCGGTTCGCTGAGCTCACGATGCCGCTTGAGCGCGGCCGCGCTCGGGCAAGGGCTTCGCACGCCGGGCGGGCGCATCCGTCTCGGCTCCGCCCGTTCGGCGGGGATGTGCGGTGTCTGGGGAGCGCCGGGGAGCGGGCGGCCTTCCTCGTCCCAGGTGATCCAGGCGAGAAGCTCCTCCTCGGTGCGGTCGATGTCGACCATGGCGGCGAGCAGGTAAGGCAGGTTGTCCTGCTCCACCTGCGGCAGGGTCGCCTTGTAGGCGGCGGCTGCGTCGGGGCCCTGGTCTCGGATCAGGAACGCGAAGTAGGAGGCGACTTTGACCAGGTGCTTGGCGAGACGCTGCCGGTGGTGGGCGTCGGTGAGGTCGAGGTCCAGACCGGGGATGGCCTGCTGTCGCACGGGAGGTCCCTCACGGTCGCGGGGTTCGGGGGTGTCGCTGGCGGCGGCCATGCGCTTCCTGTGGCGGTAGCGCTCGATGAGACGCGCGGAGACGCCGAGCTCGAAGGCGATCTTCTGGGCTGTGACGCCGGGCCGGTCGAGTTGCAGGAACCGCGCGTACCGCTCGACGGCAGGGCGTCGGACGGGCGCGCCGAGGGTGGAGACCACGATCCGGTCATAGTCGGCTCGGCACAGGCCGCGCGAGTGCACGGCTTTCCCGCATCCGGGCTGTGAGCACGTCCCGTGGTCTCCCACGGTGCTACGGCCTTTCGGCCGGGGCGGGGATGGCGAAACGGAAGACGGCTTCGCCGCACGCGCACTCGATGTCGGGCTGGCGAGCGTCGTGTGTCCATCCGCCGTGTTCGCCGTGGCCATGCTGGTCAAGCAGGTCCCAGATGATGGCGGGGTCGAGCGGCACGACGGTGGCGGGGCGGGCGATGGCGGTGGCGGCGTCTGCGATGGCGGCGGCCTGGTTGGCGGTGACGGCGAGGTTGATCTGTCCGATGTCGGCCATGACCTTGCTCAGCATCGAGTGGTAGGTGCGGAGCCGCGCCGCCCTGCGACCGTTCTCGAGTTCGTCGGTGCCGTCGTAGTCGTTCGTGAGGTCGTCGGTGATGGCGATGCAGGCGAGGGCGAGCCCGTGCAGGCGGGTGGCCTCCTTGCTGCCCGCCACTGAGATGGGGATAGCCCAGTCAGCGAGGCGGGGGATCGCGGTCCCGAGGGGGATGGGGAGCAGGTGGACGTCGTCGGAGTGGGTGTCGGGCGCGTCGACGGACGTGTTGGTGGGGGTCACCAGTGGGGCCTTTCTCCTGGGGCGAGGGTTGAGCGTGTGCCGGGGAGGACCGCAACCACTCCGGCACACACGTAGAAGTGTAGGGGATATTTATCGTTTGCGCTACCGGTGAATCGGTCACACAGAAGGGGGCTCTCGTCCACGCCGGGAGACAAGCAGAACCAGTCGCTAACGTCGCATCGGTCAGGTCGGCGCGGCCTCGAACAGGCGTCACAGCCACTAACAGCCAGCGCAATCATGGCCTGAACTGCGTAAACAACATTAGCGGGCTTGCGGCAAATCAAAATAGACAAATATCGTCTAGTCGAACTAGACAAAGATGTGACGGCGGGCTACAGTCCATCCATGACCTCTCGCCACGAACTGATCTTCGACCAGCCGGACATCCCCCAGGACTTCGACGACACCGAGCCTGAGATCGTCGCGACCACCTACCTCGCCACCGCCACGCGCACCGGCAAGTACTGGACCGCGACCGTCCACGGCCTCCCGGACCGCCACAACCTTCAGGTCCAGGGCGCGACCTGGAAAGAGACCAAGAGCAACGTCCTCGACCGCACCGTCGATCTGCTCGGCTCCGACGCCGGCGTCGTGGGCGTTCTCCTCGTCCCCGCCGACACGGAGGAGGCGAGCGCCCTGGAGGCAGTCCGTGACGCACGCGCCGCGCGTCTCCTCGCGGAGCAAGCCGAGCGTGACGCCGTCCGGGCGGCCGCCCAGACCCTTCTCGACCGCGGCTGGTCCACGCGTGATGCGGGTAGCGCGCTGGGCCTGTCCCATCAGCGCATCTCTCAGCTCGCTCCGCGCGTCAACGCGTAAGATCCGAACGTTCCCATTCCTGTCTGGCTGGGACAGCCGCTGCCTCTCGGACTGACCACCCGAACGCACGAGGCGGCGAAGGCGGCCCCTCCGGCTACGTGCCGGAGGGGCCTTCGTTATGCCCTTTGACCTGGCCCGCCGATTCGGTGGTCCATCTCCATTGCCAACCGAGTAAATATCCCCTACACTTTTAAGTGTCGGGTTGGTCGCCCGACAGGCCCAACAGCCCAGACAGGAAAAGGGAGAACATGCCGAACAAGAAGACGAAGAAGAGCGAGTGCCAGGTCTGCGCCGCCCCGATCAACGCTCCGGTCGGCTCGAAGGTCACGCACAATGACCCGAGCACGGGCAAGCGGTGCGCGGGTAGCAGCGTCAGCACCGGTCACGCCTTCTAAGCTCGAAGGAAGTGCCTCCCGTCCCTCGGGGTGGGAGGCACTTTCCCGCCCTTGGGGAGGAATAGAACGCTCAGTAGCGCCAGGGTGTGCAGGAAACTGCACACCCGTTTGCGTCTGGCAGCGGCTATGGGAGCGGCGCAGCTCAGCGGCGCTCGAAGGGATTGAATCCCCAAGGATCCTGGTGCGGCTCGCCGCGTTCGCGTAGCTCGATCTGGTAGGCCCGCCAGATGTCGTCCTCCGTTAGCGAAACCTGATTGCTGCGCCACCGCGCCCCGGATCGGGCCCGTTCGCGGTACCTGCGGTTGAAGGCGGCATACGACAGACCAGGTTCAGCCAGGCGGCGGCGCCGCTCAGCGCGCCGGTCGTCGATGATGGCGGCCTGGTCCAGGTCGGCCGCCGCGCGGGCACGGGCTAGCTCGTCGATGTCGTAGGCGATCCGGCGCAGCACCGCAGCCACCCGAGCCAGGTCCACCCCGACGTGGTAGGCGTCCTCATCATCGGCCGGACGCAGGTTCACCACTGGGGGGAATCCGTCGCCGGCGAGCCGGTCGACCCATTCGGCGCACTCCAGCACCCAGCGCACCTCATCGACCAGGCGCTCGGCGATGCCGTCGCGGCCGTCCAGCTCCTCATCATCGCTACCAGCGGGATCCTCCGGAGCTGGCCACCCGGCCTGACGCAGCTGCGCCAGCGCCGCCTCTAGCTCTGGCAACGGCGCGGCCGCCGTGGCGATCTGCTGGATGCGCGAGGGCGAACGCCCCGCCTCAGCCGCCACCGTCCGCACCGGCAGGCCCTCGACACGGGCCGAGGCAATGGCCCACTCGTGCTCGATCTCGGCCTGGCGCAACCGCCACGCCGCAAGGCGCACCCGGCGCCGCAGTCGTCGCTCCCGCCGTACCTTCGCCCGTAGCTCGTCTCGATCCACGCTAAGGATCATGTCACCGGCCGCCATACGGTGTGCAGGAAACTGCACACGCTGGCGCCACTGATCGTTCCGCTCCTCCCCGAAGACCGGACTCGGCCCGTTTCAGCCGTATTCGCCAGAGTGGCACCCGTTCCGCGTGGCTATGGGGGACCGTGCGGCTCATGTTCGACCCACGCTGGCGGTCCGAGCGCAGCCAGCACTTCCTCAGGAATCGAGTAATCCTCAGTGTCGAATTCGGGCTCAAGCGCCTCGACGATCTTGAGGAACGCCTTGTACTCCTTCCGCTGCTTCCGGTACTTCTTCACGATTTCGGCGACCAGCTCGGGGACGCCGAGTTGGTCGGCCACCACGAGCGGGTCGACCGGGCCGCGCACCCAGCCCTGTGGGGTGCGCTCGGCCATGCCGAACTCGCCGAGGATCTTCAGCCCCTTGTCGGTCGTGGTGTCGGACAAGCTGCACAGGTAGGGCAGATCCACCGTGCGGATCGGCTCCGTCCCCAGCTGCTCGTAGACGAACGCGGCCGCAGGCCCAAGCACCCGGAACACTGGGTGGATACCGCCCAATCGGCCCGCCTGCCAGCGCCGCCAGGCGGCCGCCTCGGCGTACGCGGCCGGAACGATCAGCCGGTAGACGTCGGCCCGCTCGCCGCGGTGCTCGGCCACCCAGTCGATGAAGGGGTCGGCCTCTTGCCGCAGCAGCTTCAGCGTCTTGGCCACCGTCGACTCGTCGAGGCAGGCCAGCAGGGCTAGGTGCCGCACCCCGAACGCGATCGTCGTGCTCCTCGAGAGCTGGGCCGCCTTCAGCATGGCTAGGAGGACCCGCCTGATGGTGCAGGCCTTCTTCCCCTTCCACCTGCCCAGCCGGACCGCCACCACCAGCGCTGAGTACCAGGCGCGGGTTTTCTGCAACTCCCCGATACCCTCGTCGTCAGTGGTCGGAGGTCTCACTTCGACAGGCACCCCTTCAACCTCTAGATGCCTAACCCCCCTGTGTGTTCTCTCCCTTGTGTGGACCTCGCGGCCAGACTCCCGTTCAGCGATCCAGAGATGCGCGTTCTTCCAGTCCGCCCGTAGCGCCTTCAGTCGCTCGGCGTTGTCCTTGTACCGGTCGTAGAAGGCGACGAAGGCGGGCCAGTCCCCGGCGCGCATCCGCGCGGCGACGTCGGCCA from Nonomuraea africana includes the following:
- a CDS encoding phage portal protein; the protein is MARRAFLPGLLPRENKSGPLDHTLEVKQLLASSMGGFGTVSVSNWASNLSAAARRAWPVERAVAEAFERTVWVFKAVDSIAEHQANLDYVHRDRKSGEIVEDDPLVELLNDGQANKLETGRQLRYRLSAQVLLSPRGAFVEITSDRRGRPIRLDLLPPGRTRPMPGKNGDLLSYYETITPDGTRIPIPAERVRWFRKPHPTDPYMGITPLQAAGLSVDQDFLAKIYNSSFMLNDGRPGGVLSVEGRANESDARKLEERFGRGPAEAGKLTVIGGGKLSYVDLAATPRDMAYGDMAARAKEEVLAAYGVGETVLGNSSGRTWDNAEQELFTFWTITMPPHMRILTTGFNAESAARVRGEFDTSTVEVLRRSAEARRREAREEVKEGLLTLDEYRVIAEYDPFELPHTRALYIAMGKTPIPTRPEDAAALGLASPDSGPPQEGVAATDVGAEQPPGEDPAGEEASADPAATADGASDPATGQAFAMMQGFLDGAETKAHPQPSGAGDVRDDAEIRVREAVEQLVRRLVQRTAARVASPKLRKGTRHFVAEYKADTRVGDAPLDADRVADVDQWQEEAAAVLAPVLAAVAATAAGGLAGGAAADASTGAAIDAAVAEARNWLVAGIVGAARRLGDLVRDGDAAGKDIDRLVADVRAQLPDLEGWAARAAVQGATGLVHAVEYVVAVDLAGPGGLVSATWRTRRDGQVRPSHLEADGQVRRAGVPFDVGDAALRWPGDFDGPVEEVANCRCRVRFVVSLAR
- a CDS encoding ImmA/IrrE family metallo-endopeptidase yields the protein MKTLSREIRKTVEQTKAAHKIVKDARRKHAKAVQLRNLGALVLVMRHDRKIQPTMRLAAIGRDAWQAMLTDASIPSTLPQWSPEHAVKVIEKAVADIAAIGVEEQQAREDRVRGVLALSQATVDGEKLTNVDVGELTELGKVMVGKDLKHAEEWGFTEPGAGNNTSESAGMVPVAVMAERLGVSHKRVLDRMEYARENSLGVPRTSTAASRVLLVDEEEFAAWWVQHRFHWLAAKDLAERWGVPYEAVKERLRTAKAKGTDPVSTNFGRRIFYEPASADEWGTQYGYAPRS